A single genomic interval of Helianthus annuus cultivar XRQ/B chromosome 13, HanXRQr2.0-SUNRISE, whole genome shotgun sequence harbors:
- the LOC110899612 gene encoding 23 kDa jasmonate-induced protein yields MAATAVRVFGRPITQGTRTQRAQAAKNYQNADGKLDQVLQASIHSQKAAAGGANAATVSTTLGRIYNATGDPVTYVTAYDWEGKMIGQYPVNIQNGQWAIFEHVGTRGSNRQGSIGALVYNIQECCDSIIAWNNPWNRKNTAYCEMNDPGYYDDPTVRDAFLEKLKASGTECQASFEGYATKVSIDAEGNTPTFSAIFYLDI; encoded by the exons ATGGCAGCAACAGCGGTTCGTGTGTTTGGCAGACCAATAACTCAAGGAACTCGTACCCAAAGGGCCCAAGCAGCCAAGAACTACCAAAACGCCGATGGCAAGCTCGACCAGGTGTTGCAGGCTTCGATCCACTCTCAGAAAGCCGCAGCAGGAGGGGCCAACGCAGCTACTGTTAGCACCACACTTGGCAGGATTTACAATGCCACAGGTGACCCTGTAACTTATGTGACTGCATACGATTGGGAGGGAAAAATGATTGGGCAGTACCCCGTTAACATCCAAAACGGGCAGTGGGCTATTTTTGAACATGTTGGCACTCGTGGCTCAAACCGCCAAGGATCAATTGGTGCTCTTGTGTACAACATCCAGGAGTGCTGTGATTCAATAATCGCTTGGAATAACCCTTGGAACAGAAAAAACACT GCTTATTGTGAGATGAATGATCCGGGATATTATGATGACCCTACTGTTCGGGATGCATTCTTGGAAAAGCTTAAGGCTTCTGGTACTGAATGTCAAGCAAGTTTTGAAGGTTATGCTACAAAAGTAAGTATTGATGCAGAAGGCAACACTCCAACTTTCAGTGCCATTTTCTATCTCGACATTTAG